One window of the Saccopteryx leptura isolate mSacLep1 chromosome 9, mSacLep1_pri_phased_curated, whole genome shotgun sequence genome contains the following:
- the DERPC gene encoding decreased expression in renal and prostate cancer protein, which translates to MKEPRIFPRERPTPWTRAPLPPRGRLDSSMGPQGGPVLNTGHPLGMISDSFLMATGSLGGNLAPFPRNPSPFPASSGSLASNPAHFSAGARDPSMASFPRGMNPSGAGAVSFPRPGGLLGPGPGPALNPRAGALPGPGPLSNPRLGSLPGPGAMSNSRLGSLPGPGPMSNSRAGGLLGTGPDSRSGGPMGPGSGPNLRTGVLLTSGNGPPNTRPIGLGPGPNPNLRSGFISANPAPRSGMFPGPSLGPNPRASNLGPGLGPNPRASNLGPGLGPNPRASNLGPGLGPNPRASNLGPGLGPNPRASNLGPGLGPNTRAGGLGPGPNLDTRAGGLLGSGSGLNLRMAGPQGLDLAPILRAAGLLGANSAAFSQSSGNMGTSPSSIARLPGPIGPSPGLGSRGIGLPGPNPSPMSRAPGPIGPNSAPFSRPAGPMGVNANPFPRGTGSGAVNPAAFSQSSGALASNPATFQRSAGLQGSNPAIFPRASGPLGPNPANFPRATGLQGPSPATFPRSTGPLGPGQVTFPRSAPGPLNSSPGGPMGISPAPFARPTGTLGLNPASFPRMNGPVCKTIVPFPRVGSLPGTNPAAFPRPGGPMAAMYPNGMLPP; encoded by the coding sequence ATGAAAGAACCCCGGATTTTCCCTAGGGAGCGGCCAACTCCTTGGACTCGTGCTCCACTGCCACCTCGAGGACGGCTGGACAGTTCCATGGGACCACAGGGGGGTCCTGTTTTAAATACAGGCCACCCACTGGGCATGATCTCAGATTCCTTCCTTATGGCAACTGGTTCACTTGGTGGAAATCTGGCCCCATTTCCAAGGAACCCTTCTCCTTTTCCAGCTTCATCAGGCTCATTGGCTTCAAATCCGGCACATTTCTCTGCTGGTGCTCGCGACCCAAGCATGGCTTCTTTTCCAAGGGGAATGAATCCCTCTGGCGCAGGTGCAGTTTCTTTCCCAAGGCCAGGTGGTCTCTTgggcccaggcccagggccaGCTCTAAACCCTAGAGCAGGCGCTCTTCCAGGCCCAGGGCCTCTGTCTAACCCAAGGTTAGGGAGTCTCCCAGGGCCAGGGGCGATGTCTAATTCAAGGTTAGGGAGTCTCCCAGGGCCAGGTCCGATGTCTAATTCAAGGGCAGGTGGTCTCCTGGGAACAGGTCCTGATTCCAGAAGCGGCGGCCCCATGGGCCCTGGGTCTGGACCCAACCTGAGAACAGGTGTCCTGTTGACATCTGGGAATGGTCCTCCCAATACTAGGCCCATTGGCCTGGGCCCTGGACCAAATCCCAATCTGAGATCTGGCTTTATAAGTGCAAACCCTGCCCCAAGGTCAGGTATGTTTCCAGGCCCCAGCCTTGGGCCCAATCCAAGAGCAAGCAACCTAGGTCCAGGTCTTGGGCCCAATCCAAGAGCAAGCAACCTAGGTCCAGGTCTTGGGCCCAATCCAAGAGCAAGCAACCTAGGTCCAGGTCTTGGGCCCAATCCAAGAGCAAGCAACCTAGGTCCAGGTCTTGGGCCCAATCCAAGAGCAAGCAACCTAGGTCCAGGTCTTGGGCCCAATACAAGGGCAGGTGGTCTGGGCCCAGGTCCTAATCTGGACACCAGAGCGGGTGGTCTCTTGGGCTCAGGATCCGGTCTTAATTTAAGAATGGCTGGACCTCAAGGCCTAGATCTTGCCCCCATTCTGAGAGCAGCAGGTCTCTTAGGAGCAAATTCAGCTGCTTTCTCACAGAGTTCTGGAAACATGGGCACGAGCCCATCTTCCATAGCAAGACTACCAGGCCCCATAGGGCCAAGCCCAGGTCTTGGCTCTCGGGGAATTGGCCTTCCAGGGCCAAACCCATCTCCCATGTCAAGGGCTCCTGGCCCCATAGGCCCTAATTCAGCTCCTTTTTCAAGGCCAGCTGGCCCCATGGGGGTAAACGCTAATCCCTTTCCCAGGGGAACAGGTTCAGGGGCAGTGAACCCAGCTGCCTTCTCACAGTCTTCTGGCGCATTGGCTTCAAACCCAGCTACCTTCCAGAGGTCTGCTGGCCTCCAGGGCTCAAATCCAGCAATTTTCCCAAGAGCCTCTGGGCCACTAGGACCCAACCCAGCTAACTTCCCAAGAGCCACTGGCTTACAGGGCCCAAGTCCAGCTACCTTTCCAAGGTCTACAGGTCCGTTAGGCCCTGGTCAGGTTACTTTCCCCAGGTCAGCTCCTGGGCCTCTCAACTCTTCTCCAGGAGGCCCTATGGGCATAAGCCCCGCTCCCTTTGCAAGGCCAACTGG